Proteins from a single region of Shinella zoogloeoides:
- a CDS encoding FAD-linked oxidase C-terminal domain-containing protein yields MDQIGFLEPRAAVLSRRREIVVDLLDLLPEGCLVHEPRELVPFETDAFVSYRRLPLAVALPETTEQVAAVLKYCHRYGVPVVPRGAGTSLSGGAIPQEDAVVIGLSKMSRILEVDYANRTATVQAGVTNLAISDAVSADGYFYAPDPSSQLACTIGGNIGMNSGGAHCLKYGVTTNNLLGVRLVLIDGTVVELGGKALDAGGLDLLGVVCGGEGQLGIVTEATVRLIARPEGARPVLFGFDSSEAAGACVADVIGAGIIPVAIEFMDKPAIEICEAFAQAGYPMDVEALLIVEVEGSEAEMEAMLASIIDIAGRHGVKVVKESQSATEAALIWKGRKSAFGATGRIADYICMDGTVPLGQLPHVLRGTAEIVAKYGLRVANVFHAGDGNMHPLILFNANDPEEAAKAEAAGNDILRLCVDAGGCLTGEHGVGIEKRDLMRHQYSDVDLAQQMAVRAAFDPQWLLNPSKVFPLEGRPTA; encoded by the coding sequence ATGGATCAGATCGGGTTTCTGGAGCCGCGCGCCGCTGTGCTCTCCCGCCGCCGGGAAATCGTCGTAGATCTGCTGGACCTGCTGCCGGAAGGCTGCCTCGTGCATGAGCCGCGCGAGCTGGTGCCCTTCGAGACGGACGCCTTCGTTTCCTATCGCCGCCTGCCGCTCGCCGTCGCCCTGCCGGAAACGACGGAGCAGGTCGCGGCGGTGCTCAAATACTGTCATCGTTATGGTGTGCCGGTCGTGCCGCGCGGGGCGGGCACCTCGCTTTCCGGCGGCGCGATCCCGCAGGAGGATGCGGTCGTCATCGGCCTTTCCAAGATGTCGCGCATCCTCGAGGTCGATTACGCCAACCGCACGGCCACCGTTCAGGCCGGCGTCACCAATCTGGCGATCTCCGATGCCGTGTCCGCCGACGGCTATTTCTATGCGCCGGACCCCAGTTCCCAGCTTGCCTGCACCATCGGCGGCAATATCGGCATGAATTCCGGCGGCGCGCATTGCCTGAAATACGGCGTGACGACCAACAACCTGCTGGGCGTCAGGCTGGTGCTGATCGACGGCACGGTGGTCGAGCTTGGCGGCAAGGCGCTTGATGCCGGCGGGCTGGACCTTCTCGGCGTCGTCTGCGGCGGCGAGGGCCAGCTCGGCATCGTCACGGAGGCGACGGTGCGTCTGATCGCCCGGCCCGAGGGCGCGCGCCCCGTGCTCTTCGGCTTCGACAGTTCGGAGGCGGCGGGGGCCTGCGTCGCCGATGTCATCGGCGCGGGCATCATCCCCGTCGCCATCGAATTCATGGACAAGCCCGCCATCGAGATCTGCGAGGCCTTCGCGCAGGCCGGCTATCCGATGGATGTGGAGGCGCTGCTGATCGTCGAGGTCGAGGGGTCGGAGGCCGAGATGGAGGCGATGCTCGCCAGCATCATCGATATCGCAGGGCGTCATGGCGTGAAGGTCGTCAAGGAAAGCCAGTCCGCGACGGAGGCGGCGCTGATCTGGAAGGGCCGCAAGTCCGCCTTCGGCGCGACGGGCCGCATCGCCGACTATATCTGCATGGACGGCACGGTGCCGCTCGGCCAGTTGCCGCATGTGCTGCGCGGCACGGCGGAGATCGTCGCGAAATACGGCCTGCGCGTCGCCAATGTCTTCCATGCCGGCGACGGCAACATGCATCCGCTCATCCTCTTCAACGCCAACGACCCGGAGGAGGCCGCCAAGGCGGAAGCGGCCGGCAACGATATCCTGAGGCTGTGCGTCGATGCCGGCGGGTGCCTGACCGGCGAGCACGGCGTCGGCATCGAGAAGCGCGACCTGATGCGCCACCAGTATTCGGATGTGGACCTTGCACAGCAAATGGCGGTGCGTGCCGCATTCGATCCGCAATGGCTGCTTAATCCCTCCAAGGTCTTCCCGCTCGAAGGGCGCCCCACCGCATGA
- a CDS encoding DNA-3-methyladenine glycosylase I: MTGLGLVVGEDGRTRCAWHGGLDDYRRYHDEEWGHPVTGDHRLFEKICLEGFQSGLSWLTILRKREGFRAAFAGFDFDRVADFGEADIERCLADAGIVRHRGKIVSTINNARRAQALREEFGTLARYFWSFEPKPKERPARVDWETIRANPTTPTSVRLSKDLKKRGWTFVGPTTVYAFMQAMGLVNDHVEGCFCRTEVETKRNLLQRP; this comes from the coding sequence ATGACGGGACTTGGACTTGTGGTGGGCGAGGACGGGCGCACGCGCTGCGCATGGCATGGCGGCCTCGATGACTATCGGCGCTACCACGACGAGGAGTGGGGCCACCCCGTCACCGGCGACCACCGCCTGTTCGAGAAGATCTGCCTCGAAGGGTTCCAGTCGGGCCTGTCTTGGCTCACCATCCTGCGCAAGCGCGAGGGGTTCCGCGCCGCCTTCGCCGGCTTCGACTTCGACAGGGTCGCCGACTTCGGCGAAGCTGACATCGAGCGCTGCCTTGCCGATGCCGGCATCGTGCGCCATCGCGGCAAGATCGTCTCGACCATCAACAATGCCCGCCGGGCGCAGGCGTTGCGCGAGGAGTTCGGCACGCTGGCGCGTTATTTCTGGAGCTTCGAGCCTAAGCCGAAGGAGCGGCCGGCGCGCGTGGACTGGGAGACGATCCGCGCCAATCCGACGACGCCCACCTCCGTGCGCCTGTCGAAGGACCTGAAGAAACGCGGCTGGACCTTCGTTGGCCCCACCACGGTCTATGCCTTCATGCAGGCCATGGGCCTCGTCAACGACCATGTGGAAGGTTGTTTCTGCCGCACGGAAGTCGAAACGAAGCGAAATCTGCTCCAGCGGCCATGA
- a CDS encoding L,D-transpeptidase, protein MLIRTLLAATLLATTTAAHAGERYASRPPVIVSPDLTAPWLMQLTGDGVQPAVSTRRIVQRQRVEQRRVIRQDGVARVEQVSATGRAQKPVRTQFDPTYLPQIVSYETQHKAGTVVIDTNNRFLYLVLGDGKARRYGVGVGKPGFEWAGAHKITRKAEWPGWTPPKEMISREAAKGHYLPAYMEGGPGNPLGSRAMYLGSTLYRIHGTNAPWTIGYAVSSGCIRMRNEDVVDLYDRVKVGTRVIVI, encoded by the coding sequence ATGTTGATACGCACCCTTCTTGCAGCAACCCTTCTGGCCACCACGACCGCCGCCCATGCGGGCGAGCGCTATGCGAGCCGGCCGCCCGTCATCGTCAGTCCCGACCTAACCGCGCCGTGGCTGATGCAGCTTACCGGCGACGGCGTGCAGCCGGCCGTCAGCACGCGCCGCATCGTCCAGCGCCAGCGCGTCGAGCAGCGCCGCGTCATCCGCCAGGACGGCGTGGCGCGCGTGGAACAGGTCTCGGCGACCGGCCGGGCGCAGAAGCCGGTCCGCACCCAGTTCGACCCGACATACCTGCCGCAGATCGTCTCCTACGAGACGCAGCACAAGGCCGGCACGGTCGTCATCGACACCAACAACCGCTTCCTCTACCTCGTGCTCGGCGACGGCAAGGCGCGGCGCTACGGCGTCGGCGTCGGCAAGCCGGGCTTCGAATGGGCCGGCGCGCACAAGATCACCCGCAAGGCGGAATGGCCGGGCTGGACGCCGCCGAAGGAAATGATCAGCCGCGAGGCGGCCAAGGGCCATTACCTGCCGGCCTATATGGAGGGCGGTCCGGGCAATCCGCTCGGCTCGCGCGCCATGTATCTCGGCTCCACCCTCTACCGTATCCACGGCACGAATGCGCCCTGGACGATCGGCTATGCGGTCTCCTCCGGCTGCATCCGCATGCGCAACGAGGACGTGGTCGATCTCTACGACCGCGTGAAGGTCGGCACCCGGGTCATCGTGATCTGA
- a CDS encoding FAD-binding protein, whose translation MTPMHQPLSEEAAARLIQAAALSKTPLAIRGGGTRSLHAAPEGVESLSSRGLSGILAYNPAEMTMTARAGTPLEAVEAALAEKRQMLAFEPNDLRGVLGTSGIPTIGGVFATNASGPRRFVAGAARDSLLGLRFVNGRGEVVKAGGRVMKNVTGLDLVKLLAGSHGSLAFLTEVTFRLLPVPETAVTIVVSGLNDAEAAAAMATAMSMSVEVSGAAHLPESVRGRFAGGALPDGAATVLRLEGLAASVTVRAEKLVAALARFGAVSRLDFETTLRLWREIRDGAPYADGTPRPLWRVSVAPTAGQQLVAALRLEAGVDAFYDWQGGLVWLRMEADPEAALLRRYVKAVGGGHATLLRARPDVLAAAQAFQPQAEAVGLLQARVKASFDPDGLFRSRMAG comes from the coding sequence ATGACGCCAATGCATCAACCGCTCTCCGAAGAGGCCGCCGCCCGCCTCATCCAGGCCGCCGCGCTGTCGAAAACGCCTCTCGCCATCCGGGGCGGCGGCACGCGCAGCCTGCATGCCGCGCCGGAGGGTGTGGAATCGCTCTCCTCGCGCGGCCTTTCCGGCATCCTTGCCTATAACCCGGCCGAAATGACCATGACCGCCCGCGCCGGCACGCCGCTGGAGGCGGTGGAGGCCGCGCTTGCCGAAAAGCGCCAGATGCTCGCCTTCGAGCCGAACGATCTGCGCGGCGTGCTCGGCACCTCGGGCATCCCCACCATCGGCGGCGTCTTCGCCACCAATGCCTCCGGCCCGCGGCGCTTCGTGGCGGGCGCGGCGCGCGACAGCCTGCTCGGCCTGCGCTTCGTCAATGGCAGGGGCGAGGTGGTGAAGGCCGGCGGGCGGGTGATGAAGAACGTCACCGGCCTCGATCTCGTCAAGCTCCTCGCCGGCTCGCACGGCTCGCTGGCGTTCCTCACCGAAGTCACCTTCCGCCTGCTGCCGGTGCCGGAAACCGCCGTCACCATCGTCGTCTCCGGCCTCAACGATGCGGAAGCCGCCGCCGCCATGGCGACGGCCATGTCCATGTCCGTGGAGGTCTCCGGCGCGGCCCATCTGCCGGAAAGCGTGCGCGGGCGTTTCGCCGGCGGCGCGCTGCCCGATGGCGCGGCGACCGTGCTGCGCCTTGAGGGCCTTGCCGCCTCCGTCACCGTCCGTGCGGAAAAGCTGGTCGCCGCCCTGGCCCGCTTCGGCGCGGTCTCCCGCCTCGATTTCGAAACGACGCTCCGCCTCTGGCGCGAGATTCGCGACGGCGCGCCCTATGCGGACGGCACGCCCCGCCCGCTCTGGCGCGTCTCCGTGGCCCCGACCGCGGGCCAGCAGCTCGTCGCCGCGCTGCGCCTCGAAGCGGGCGTCGACGCCTTCTACGACTGGCAGGGCGGTCTCGTCTGGCTGCGCATGGAGGCCGATCCCGAGGCCGCGCTGCTGCGCCGCTACGTCAAGGCCGTGGGCGGCGGGCACGCGACCCTCCTGCGCGCCCGGCCGGACGTGCTGGCGGCGGCGCAGGCGTTCCAGCCGCAGGCCGAGGCCGTGGGGCTGCTGCAGGCGCGGGTGAAGGCGAGTTTCGATCCGGACGGGCTGTTCCGGTCGCGGATGGCGGGGTGA
- a CDS encoding DUF3422 family protein: MAKGSFAFPQATARAQALGEIHARPYALVPSPRVIFQLAFLTEGGSAVDHAVMAELSRSRGISPPGRDSSHHALSWGQGTLRWERHTEFSTYFWDAPVPEKFGGDVPVHPFGDSFSPPGTLISGIRLEIRPDSPETREAIAAFDPTSLCYSEIKNGQGVVLTDFRQNGDGLTQILVIDRGMTEAGRGALVQRLLDIETYRTLAMMGLPLAQSLSPEIRRIEDGLTGITNAMKQHARDRADALLTEITRLAAELEANAALSLYRFGASRAYYGIVQERIRTLAETAVPGYETLGFFLERRLAPAMRTCQSVEERQANLSRKLARATALLRSWIDVELEQLNSTLLNSMDRRAKLQLRLQQTVEGLSVAAISYYVVGLFGYVAKAAHGLGVPIKPETLTGVAVPFVILGMWLLVRAIRHRHAEEDRH; encoded by the coding sequence ATGGCAAAAGGCAGCTTCGCCTTTCCGCAGGCGACCGCGCGTGCGCAGGCGCTCGGGGAAATTCACGCAAGACCGTATGCGCTGGTGCCATCGCCGCGCGTCATCTTCCAGCTCGCATTCCTGACGGAAGGCGGCTCGGCCGTCGACCATGCCGTGATGGCGGAACTGTCGCGCTCGCGCGGCATCTCGCCGCCCGGCCGCGATTCCAGCCACCACGCGCTGAGCTGGGGGCAGGGCACGCTGCGCTGGGAGCGGCATACCGAATTCTCGACCTATTTCTGGGATGCGCCGGTGCCGGAGAAATTCGGCGGCGACGTTCCGGTCCATCCCTTCGGCGACAGCTTCTCGCCGCCCGGCACGCTGATCTCCGGCATCCGCCTCGAAATTCGCCCGGATTCGCCGGAAACGCGCGAGGCGATCGCCGCCTTCGATCCGACGAGCCTCTGTTACAGCGAAATCAAGAACGGCCAGGGCGTCGTGCTCACCGACTTCCGCCAGAACGGCGACGGGCTGACGCAGATCCTCGTCATCGACCGGGGCATGACCGAGGCCGGGCGCGGCGCGCTCGTCCAGCGCCTGCTCGATATCGAGACCTACCGCACGCTCGCCATGATGGGCCTGCCGCTCGCCCAGTCGCTCTCGCCGGAAATCCGCCGCATCGAGGACGGGCTGACCGGCATCACCAATGCCATGAAGCAGCATGCCCGCGACAGAGCCGATGCGCTTTTGACCGAAATCACCCGCCTTGCCGCCGAGCTGGAGGCCAATGCCGCGCTCAGCCTCTATCGGTTCGGCGCGAGCCGCGCCTACTACGGCATCGTGCAGGAGCGTATCCGCACGCTGGCCGAAACGGCGGTGCCGGGCTATGAGACGCTGGGCTTCTTCCTCGAACGCCGGCTGGCGCCCGCCATGCGCACCTGCCAGTCCGTCGAGGAGCGGCAAGCGAACCTGTCGCGAAAGCTCGCTCGCGCCACCGCCCTTCTGAGAAGCTGGATCGACGTGGAGCTGGAGCAGCTTAATTCGACATTGCTCAACTCCATGGACCGGCGCGCGAAATTGCAACTTCGCCTGCAGCAGACCGTCGAAGGCCTATCGGTGGCGGCGATCTCCTACTATGTCGTCGGTCTTTTCGGCTATGTGGCCAAGGCCGCGCACGGCCTCGGCGTGCCCATCAAGCCGGAAACGCTGACCGGCGTCGCCGTGCCCTTCGTCATTCTCGGCATGTGGCTGCTCGTCCGCGCGATCCGTCACCGGCACGCGGAAGAGGATCGGCACTGA
- a CDS encoding L,D-transpeptidase, whose product MRKHASLLLAATFAVTAIMPVTSANAFPGAPKGSQVATTSTVTLVAQPQSKKQVAQKYKRSKVRFVTDQAPGTVIVDTNNKYLYYVEGNNRATRYGIGVGRDGFGWSGVVKVGRKAEWPSWTPPAEMRRREAKKGRILPVVQEGGEDNPLGARALYLYKGGQDTIFRIHGTNQPWTIGQNMSSGCIRMMNKDVEHLYARADVGTKVIVVGPGNKQGAINYNDRGVDFLGTLFGFGG is encoded by the coding sequence ATGCGCAAACACGCATCGCTGCTGCTGGCGGCCACCTTCGCCGTCACGGCGATCATGCCGGTCACGTCGGCGAACGCCTTCCCCGGCGCCCCGAAGGGCAGCCAGGTAGCGACCACGTCGACGGTTACGCTCGTCGCCCAGCCGCAGAGCAAGAAACAGGTCGCCCAGAAATACAAGCGCAGCAAGGTGCGCTTCGTGACCGACCAGGCGCCGGGCACCGTGATCGTCGATACGAACAACAAGTATCTCTACTATGTCGAGGGCAACAACCGCGCCACGCGCTACGGCATCGGCGTCGGCCGCGACGGCTTCGGCTGGTCGGGCGTGGTGAAGGTCGGCCGCAAGGCGGAATGGCCGAGCTGGACCCCGCCGGCCGAGATGCGCCGCCGCGAGGCCAAGAAAGGCCGTATCCTGCCGGTGGTTCAGGAAGGCGGCGAGGACAATCCGCTCGGCGCGCGCGCGCTCTATCTCTACAAGGGCGGTCAGGACACGATCTTCCGCATCCACGGCACCAACCAGCCCTGGACGATCGGCCAGAACATGTCGTCCGGCTGTATCCGCATGATGAACAAGGACGTGGAGCATCTCTACGCCCGCGCCGATGTCGGCACCAAGGTCATCGTGGTCGGCCCCGGCAACAAGCAGGGCGCGATCAACTACAACGACCGGGGCGTCGATTTCCTCGGCACGCTCTTCGGCTTCGGCGGCTGA
- the glcF gene encoding glycolate oxidase subunit GlcF — MQTNFTAEQLADPHVAASEKILRKCVHCGFCTATCPTYVTLGNELDSPRGRIYLIKDMLENGRPADAEVVTHIDRCLSCLSCTTTCPSGVDYMHLVDHARMHIEATYRRPFWNRLTRGVLAAVLPHPGRFRLALRLAALGRPFAGLFRRFKPLEPFAAMLGLAPRSLPKASRSAMPGTHPAAGPRRGRVAILSGCAQPVLKPEINEATIRLLTRLGVEVVAPAGEVCCGSLVHHMGREEQALEAARRNVDVWLEEVERGGLDAIIVTASGCGTTIKDYGFMLRLDAAYAGKAARVSALAKDVTEYLSTLDLPQQEAKGLTVAYHSACSMQHGQKITMAPKTLLKKAGFAVRDPAEGHLCCGSAGTYNILQPEISAQLKARKVRNIEALRPDVIATGNIGCITQIATGTEVPILHTVELLDWAYGGTKPAVLS, encoded by the coding sequence ATGCAAACCAATTTCACCGCCGAACAGCTCGCCGATCCCCATGTCGCGGCTTCGGAAAAGATTTTGCGCAAATGCGTGCATTGCGGCTTCTGCACCGCGACCTGTCCCACCTATGTCACGCTCGGCAACGAACTGGACAGCCCGCGCGGCCGCATCTACCTCATCAAGGACATGCTGGAGAACGGCCGCCCGGCCGATGCCGAGGTCGTCACCCATATCGACCGCTGCCTCTCCTGCCTTTCCTGCACCACCACCTGTCCCTCCGGCGTCGACTACATGCACCTCGTCGACCATGCGCGCATGCATATCGAGGCGACCTACAGGCGCCCCTTCTGGAACCGGCTGACGCGCGGCGTGCTCGCCGCCGTGCTGCCCCATCCGGGCCGCTTCCGTCTCGCATTGAGGCTGGCGGCGCTCGGTCGCCCCTTCGCCGGCCTCTTCAGGCGCTTCAAGCCGCTGGAACCCTTCGCCGCCATGCTCGGCCTTGCGCCGCGCAGCCTGCCGAAGGCCTCGCGGAGCGCCATGCCCGGCACGCATCCCGCCGCCGGCCCGCGCCGTGGCCGCGTGGCGATCCTCTCGGGCTGCGCCCAGCCGGTGCTGAAGCCTGAGATCAACGAGGCGACCATCCGCCTCCTGACGCGGCTCGGTGTGGAGGTCGTGGCCCCGGCGGGGGAAGTATGCTGCGGCTCGCTCGTCCACCATATGGGCCGGGAAGAGCAGGCGCTGGAGGCGGCGCGGCGCAATGTCGACGTCTGGCTCGAGGAGGTCGAGCGGGGCGGGCTGGATGCGATCATCGTCACCGCCTCCGGCTGCGGCACCACGATCAAGGATTACGGCTTCATGCTGCGCCTCGATGCCGCCTATGCCGGCAAGGCGGCGCGCGTCTCGGCCCTTGCAAAGGACGTGACGGAATATCTGTCGACCCTCGACCTGCCGCAGCAGGAGGCGAAGGGGCTGACGGTCGCCTATCACTCGGCCTGCTCCATGCAGCACGGCCAGAAGATCACCATGGCCCCCAAGACGCTTTTGAAGAAGGCGGGGTTTGCGGTGCGCGATCCGGCCGAGGGGCACCTGTGTTGCGGCTCCGCCGGCACCTACAACATCCTCCAGCCGGAGATTTCGGCGCAGCTCAAGGCGCGCAAGGTCAGGAACATCGAGGCGCTGCGGCCGGACGTCATCGCCACCGGCAATATCGGCTGCATCACCCAGATCGCGACGGGCACTGAGGTCCCGATCCTGCATACGGTGGAACTGCTCGACTGGGCCTATGGCGGAACGAAGCCGGCCGTGCTTTCCTGA
- a CDS encoding LysR family transcriptional regulator — MTNLGDLEIFSRVIAMGSMSAAGRALGLSPAVVSKRVKRLEERLGTRLFQRTTRQISLTEAGQGFYERIVGILAGIEEAEAFVSGRSGVVRGSLRISAPTSFGRMHIAPHLKGFMDKYPELVVNLILTDDFSDIVGGGFDLAIRIGELSDSSLVARRLAPVRRVLCASPGYLARRGVPATLEDLAQHVCLPPHTQDVWRLEGPDGSVTYRPHGPLYTNSSEVVSEAVTSGMGIALRSTWDVGPALKNGELVQVLPDYEGSRNVVLSAVYPSRQFLPVKVRLFIDYLAELFGPLPYWER, encoded by the coding sequence ATGACAAATCTCGGCGACCTCGAAATCTTCTCCCGCGTCATCGCCATGGGCAGCATGTCCGCTGCGGGCCGCGCCCTCGGACTTTCCCCCGCCGTCGTCTCCAAGCGCGTGAAAAGACTGGAGGAACGCCTCGGCACCCGGCTCTTCCAGCGCACGACGCGGCAGATTTCGCTGACGGAGGCTGGACAGGGCTTCTACGAGCGCATCGTCGGCATCCTCGCCGGCATCGAGGAGGCGGAGGCCTTCGTGTCCGGCCGGTCCGGCGTGGTGCGCGGCTCGCTCAGGATTTCCGCGCCCACCTCCTTCGGCCGCATGCATATCGCGCCCCATCTCAAGGGCTTCATGGACAAATATCCCGAACTCGTCGTCAACCTCATCCTGACCGACGATTTCTCCGACATCGTCGGCGGCGGCTTCGATCTGGCGATCCGAATCGGCGAACTGTCGGATTCCTCCCTCGTCGCCCGCAGGCTCGCCCCGGTGCGCCGCGTGCTCTGCGCCTCGCCCGGCTACCTTGCCCGCCGCGGCGTGCCGGCCACGCTGGAAGACCTTGCCCAGCACGTCTGCCTGCCGCCGCATACCCAGGACGTCTGGCGGCTGGAAGGGCCGGACGGCAGCGTCACCTATCGCCCGCACGGACCGCTCTACACCAACTCCTCGGAAGTGGTGAGCGAGGCGGTGACCTCGGGCATGGGCATTGCGCTGCGCTCGACCTGGGATGTCGGCCCGGCGCTCAAAAACGGCGAACTGGTGCAGGTGCTGCCCGATTACGAAGGCTCGCGCAATGTGGTGCTGTCGGCGGTCTATCCCAGCCGGCAGTTCCTGCCCGTCAAGGTGCGGCTGTTCATCGACTACCTCGCCGAACTCTTCGGCCCCCTTCCCTATTGGGAGCGCTGA